In Mycolicibacterium phocaicum, one DNA window encodes the following:
- a CDS encoding manganese catalase family protein, whose protein sequence is MFTHHKDLQFEVRVDQPDPRFATLLQEQFGGANRELKAAMQYFTQAFVLREKNPKMYDLFMDIATEELSHLEMVGAMITMLLDGFNDDLKQANERCDWMATVASPDGRDQAIHQVAMNPLYCVLTGGGPDVSNAAAIPWSGSYVNANGDPSVDLRSNLAAESRAKIVYEYLKQFTDDPGVQDTLTFLMTREVTHFQQFTAALNELPVNFPPGTLAGDERFQTLAFNMSNGQGDVRGPWNEGQGPWPEGMSWNYVKSPTKDWLGTSLQKNTGAKNNPSGEPAVHCDKPFTHEQHTATT, encoded by the coding sequence ATGTTCACTCATCACAAGGATTTGCAATTCGAGGTACGCGTCGATCAACCCGATCCGCGCTTTGCGACGCTGCTGCAGGAGCAGTTCGGCGGCGCGAACAGGGAACTCAAAGCGGCGATGCAGTACTTCACCCAGGCATTCGTACTGCGCGAGAAGAACCCGAAAATGTACGACCTGTTCATGGACATCGCCACCGAGGAACTGAGCCATCTCGAGATGGTCGGTGCCATGATCACGATGCTGCTGGACGGCTTCAATGACGATCTCAAGCAGGCCAACGAGCGCTGCGACTGGATGGCGACGGTCGCCAGTCCGGATGGCCGCGACCAGGCCATTCACCAGGTCGCGATGAATCCGCTGTACTGCGTGCTGACCGGCGGCGGCCCGGACGTCAGCAATGCGGCCGCGATTCCGTGGTCGGGGTCGTATGTCAACGCGAACGGTGATCCGTCGGTCGACCTGCGCAGCAATCTCGCCGCCGAGTCGAGGGCCAAGATCGTCTACGAATACCTCAAGCAGTTCACCGACGATCCGGGGGTGCAGGACACGCTCACGTTCCTGATGACGCGCGAGGTCACCCATTTCCAGCAGTTCACCGCCGCCCTGAACGAGCTGCCGGTCAACTTCCCGCCGGGCACCCTGGCCGGTGACGAGCGTTTCCAGACCCTCGCGTTCAACATGTCCAACGGTCAGGGCGACGTCCGCGGACCGTGGAACGAAGGTCAGGGTCCGTGGCCCGAAGGTATGTCGTGGAACTACGTGAAGTCGCCCACGAAAGACTGGCTGGGCACGTCCCTGCAGAAGAACACCGGGGCCAAGAACAATCCCAGTGGAGAACCCGCGGTGCACTGCGACAAGCCGTTCACCCACGAACAGCA